ATCCACCAGAGTTAAGCGATCGCATCCAGAGCTGGATCAGCGATTTTTTGCTAGATGTGCCCCACTTTCGGTCTGAGGATAAGGCCGAGATCCTCGGCAATATCCATAAGCTCTGTGACCAGCGGTTTACCCTAGCCGAGAAGCTGATTGCTGAAGACCATCCCGACTTCCTGATGCTGGTAGACATGGGGGTCGATCGCATCCACCATTCTTTCTGGAAACCCATGGATCCCGCCCATCCTCAGTATGAGCCGGGCTCTCCCTACGCCAACGCCATCCACGACTACTACGTGCATATTGACCAGCGGGTGGAGCAATTGTTGAACTATTGCGACGACCAAACCGCTGTGCTGATCGTGTCCGATCACGGGGCGCGACCCTTGATGGGGGGGATTTGCATTAACCAATGGCTGATCGAGCAAGGCTACCTCAGCGTGGTCGAATCACCCACCACGCCCACATCGTTGGATGAGTTGACCATTGATTGGGAGCATACCCAAGCTTGGGGTGCGGGGGGCTACTATGCCCGGATTTTCCTCAACGTCAAAGGTCG
This is a stretch of genomic DNA from Candidatus Obscuribacterales bacterium. It encodes these proteins:
- a CDS encoding alkaline phosphatase family protein; this translates as MSLRSAPRLLIIGLDCMEPSLVFDQWRDDLPTLSRLMAAGSYGRLESSIPAITVPAWSCMMSGRDPGELGIYGFRNRQNRSYQSMAISDGRAVKEPRLWDILGDAGWQVAVLGVPGTSPPYPVQGSMVSCFLTPSTDVPYTHPPELSDRIQSWISDFLLDVPHFRSEDKAEILGNIHKLCDQRFTLAEKLIAEDHPDFLMLVDMGVDRIHHSFWKPMDPAHPQYEPGSPYANAIHDYYVHIDQRVEQLLNYCDDQTAVLIVSDHGARPLMGGICINQWLIEQGYLSVVESPTTPTSLDELTIDWEHTQAWGAGGYYARIFLNVKGR